Part of the Nicotiana sylvestris chromosome 2, ASM39365v2, whole genome shotgun sequence genome, gtcctttccaggtgagtgtacttaacctcataagtcgtgaacttcttgctaagatagtagatggcttgttccttcctgcccgtgatgtcatgctgacccaatacacaaccaaatgaattttccaggactatcaagtaaagaatcaaaggtctccctggttccggtgggaccaacataggtgggtttgacaagtacccttttatcttttcaaatgcttcttgacactcttCAGTCCACtcgaccgcaacatccttcttcagcaacttcaaaataggctcacaagttgttgtgagctgagcaataaacctgctgatgtagttcaacctccctaacagactcatcacctccgTCTTGTTCCTTGGAAGTGGcaactcttggatagctttgatctttgatgggtccaattcaatgcctcgccgactgactatgaatcccaacagatTTCAGGATGGAATGCCAATTGctcacttggcagggttaagcttgaggttgtacctgcgaagtctctggaagaatttcctcaaatctccgaTGTGATCGTCCTgctgctttgattttatgatcacatcatccacgtaaacctcaatttccttgtgtatcatatcatgaaacacagtagtcattgccctcatgtaagttgccccaatgtttttcaaaccaaacgacatcactcgatagcaataagttccccatggcatgatgaacgccgtcttttctgcatcttccttatccattaaaatctgatgataccctgcatagcaatccacaaaagatccaatctcacgcttggtgcaattatcgatcaaaatatggatgttAGGTagtggaaaattatcctttggacttgcgtTGTTGAGATTGCAGTAATCaatgcatactctgatcttgctgtccttctttggtactggcacaatattagctaaccaaattGGATATCGTGTGACACGAATGACCTTGGCATCCAATTGCTTgatgatttcttccttaatcttcacactcatatcagttttgaactttctcaatttttgcttgacgggagggaatgccgggtcagtaggTAATTTGTGGatcactaaatcagtgcttaaacccagcatgtcatcatatgaccatgcaaaaacatctttatattcaatcagtgctttgattatctcttccttgatctttagTTCAAGGTGGAttcttattttaatttctttgatattatctgtgtcccctaaattgatagcttcagtatcattcaggttgggtttaggttttccttcaaagtgatttaattccttactagtctcttcaaaggcctcatcctcatcatattctgatttgtcatcacactctacttcttgaattattatttcagaatcagattgatttttaagactaggctgaggattcctcacgcatgccatatcattagaaccagcgtaaaaggaactgtacagaaaagaaaagaaaaacaaaaaagaaaactatcaggaatgataaagaagggaaattgcattttattgaaggataaaagataacaaggtttgcacactcaaatagACCGAAAGATAAAAATCTTGATTACAACCCCGGAATAAACCTGACAAACGGAAggaaaatcaaaacaaactaccaaaactccttccgagtggggagaggagtagtcttccaattgttaagcttcgTTTTTGGCCCGACGAATTGAATTTCTGCATTGCTAGAACCTTTActactttccaccatgttcacactgtcgaacaacttctcaaatctttcaattaactccttatcAAGATCAATCACAGgactgggaattgttgttacaGGACGTTTtttggtaccggacttgacaaatgatctggagagacgtgggactggctttggaaggacccatgccctatGTTTTAACTTTTTGGCTCTTCTTATGTCTGTGgtagtgggcttgaatcccagaccaaatgttcccaagttttcaggaagagacaccggctgtatgatgccttgcaaagatgagcccaaacctttaccaagtacaaaatcattcttcaacatctcataggccaccatgactgatgcggtggTTATCTTCGGATTAGGAAtatatttcccctctggaactttctctaccaacatcgtgtcaaAAATTTGGTAGACCCacggtcccttgtcatcttccatttCAATGAACGGTACAATGGCATCGCTGTGAGCGCATAAATTGTCTTcaccatgcacaactatttcctgtctatcccattcaaatttgaccacctagtgtagtgttgatgggactgctttagcggcgtgaatccacagtcgacctaacagcagattgtaggaaacaactatatccagcacttggaattccattgtgaattcaactggccctatcttCAGCTCTAGCAATatatccccaactgaatctttgtCTCTTCCATCAAATCCCCGGACACAGATACTATTCTTATGAATCCTCTCATCTTCCACTTTCAACTtactcagagtggagagagggcagatgtttgcacttgaaccATTATCGACCAATACCTGGGTAACCACGGAGTTCTCACATTTCACCGTAAGGTAAACGGctctgttatgctcagtaccctctacgggcaattcatcatcagaacaagtgactctgttcacttcaaagatcttgttggctatcttttcgaGATAGTTCACGGTGATTTTATCcggaacgtgagcctcattcaagattttcattaaagcttgacggcgCTCGTCTAAGTGTATTAacaatgacaatagtgaaatttgagcaggcgtcttccttaattgttccacgatagaatagtcttgcacctttatcttcctcaagaattcctctgcctcttcttcagtTACAACATTCTTTACTagaactgggttatctttggagatcttagcttttctcaacttcTCGGGGGCAAAACagcttcccgagcgagtcaaaccctgggTTTCGCAaaattcttctttgatttctttccctttgtaagtcactgtcacccgttcgtaattccatggaatagccctgctattgactattggtaattgggttaccggcttgataatgacatgatctgtgcgggcaccctccatGATTACGACAGGTTTGcttgccactcctggcacaaccactttcatCCTTTCTTGCTTTGCTATAATATCACTTGAAGACCCCTTCTTAACTATTACGGATGGTTCATTACTCCTTTCGCTTGACTTGAGCACTAATTTCTCACTTGTTGATTATTCAACTGTCTTGACcccactggaccgaatcatcatgatggtctgtgaaggcttcctaggctcccctccctcatgaactatttcaatcatatttgcctcctgataGGCTAGCATCAGATTccggttgatattgggtgcctcgggagcttgaacttcaatccAATTGGTATCAACAAGCTCCTGTATAGCACTTTTtaagtgccagcacttctctatgtcatgacTTGGAGtcccagaacaatactcacagctcacGGAATAATCAACATTtttcgggggaggatttggcaatttggactgtatcggcctcaGCATGTCCAGTTGTCTTAGCCTGTGAAATATACCGgtatatgactctcccaatggagtaaacgTTTTCTTTTTATACAACCTTTCATCCTTAAATGCTTTATTAGGCCGGAAACTTGGTCCaagagggtttcggtaggctcgtagGGGTGGAAAAGTGTTTTGGGAAATGGGCACACGCCATTGCACATGGGtgggaggttggttgtatgtttgggcatggtggacagaacaATGAAGTTCCGGTGGGGGGTAATAGTGTTGGTGTGGATTATATGGGCTATGAGGGTAACTTTGGTTGTGGGGTCGAGGCTGATTATAGTGGTGAGATGAGCTTATGGGTCcgaaccaagttcctgaatcaaccattgctacgtcctctctcttctttttcccaattcCTCCTATGCcaccctgaatagcctgagtggtcgccttaatagccgaatagctcatgattttattcgacttgagccccttttctaccatacctcccattttcactacttcattgaaggattttcctatATCTGAGACAagatggccatagtaagtaggttctaaggcctgtaggaaataatccaccatctcactttctttcattagaGGGTCTACTCTTGCTACCTGCTctctccatcggaaaccatactCTTTGAAACTTTCACTATGCATTTTCTCTAGTTttgtcaaggacagtcgatctggatcgatctcaagattgtattggaagtgacaagcgaatgcttgcaTCATATCATCTCATGTATACCACCTTCCGTGATCCtgccgggtgtaccactccatcgccgatccactcagactttgactgaaatatgccattagcaattcatcttttcctccagctcccttcatcttgctacaaaaacctctaaAGTGTGCtgctggatcaccgtgcccatcgtacaaatcaaacttgggcatcttaaaccctgccggtAATTACACATTTGGAAATagacacaggtctttgtaagccacacttacttgacctaaTAACCcctgcatgtctctgaatgattgttctaagcttttaacttttctgaacatctcctcctggtTAGACATGATCAATTCACccttggacctggtgttgtatggatgggttTCCAGAATGCtcatgtaacaacccgaccggttgttttgagcttttgcactttgatcaccagttcttgggcatgactttccccgtataatgtattatgactgatatagatcgatggttttggttttcaagaaaatcggaaggaatttgaaagaatagtctCAGGTGGAAGCTTtgaatttaaaaggtttgaccaagagttgacttgttgtatatgatctcggatcagaatttttatgatttggttagctccgttaggtgatttctgacttaggagcacgatcagaaggagttttggagttgtagagaagatttaggcttgaattgggaagttgatattttggtgatttccggttgataggcgagattttgatatgggGGTAAGAATGAAATTCCTAGAGTTGTAGTAGCTCTGTTATGGCATTTGAGATGTGCGtccaaagtttcaggtcattcgtacgaggtttggtagactttttgatcgaaaatgtgtttttagagtttttgaaaattttaagcttgaattcgattaaaaataggtgttttgatgttatttatggcattccgagggttggaacaagtttgaatgatgttttgggattggttggcatgtttggttgaggtcccgggggcctcggatgagtttcagatggttaacggataGAAATTTGGGCTTGTGCAGCTGCTCGAAACTTTCTGCTACActgtctggtttccttcttcccgttcgcgaagaggaaattaTGGGCCTGCacattttgtgcttcgcgttcacgaagaatgATTTGGCTTATGAGattttgttctttgcgttcgcgaagagtgcctcgcgttcgcgaagaagaaggaATGTTGTTGCATGGGTCTTACTTCGAAGGCTTATATCTCTCAAACTACAATGAATTtagagatgattcaaaaatgcaAGTTGTAGCtcattgagtctagtttccagaaacatattataataggcaTTTGGAGTTGTGTGCAAAAGGTTATGAGCATTACACTAGAGGCTGTCCAAGCAGAGTTtagaaaaaaaatgatttttggaattttgttcttcgcgaacgcgagaagaGGACCGCGAACTCGAAGAACAAATCCCTTGGCAGCAGAATAAAGTCCAAACTCGTCTCACTCTTCCATTTTTGTACTAAAGGAGCTCGGTTGAGGCGATTTTtcgagagattttcagagaaaacaacggggtaagtcttcttaactcaattttagttagattactcgaatccatcattgtttttaacatttaattgatttttttagttggtaaaatcttgaaaaccctcttggataGAATCACGGATTTGAGGGTTGAaatgtgatgagatttggaaaattttggtatggttagactcgtaaggAGATTAGGAAACCGTTGATGTAAATATTTCTGAGTTTTAAGAAGTGGGACCGTGGCTCGGGTTTTGGTACTTTAGGGATTTGTGcccgttattgattgttttctcttgggctttgttcccttagcatattgtgatgtattcctTTTGAtgttggatagattcgacacgcgtggaggccgatttgaggggcaaaggcgtcgcgagctagggatttcgccggttcgaggtgagtaatgattgtaaatgatgtcctgagggtttgaaaccccgaattaaatatcgttgtgctatattgaggtgagacgcGCTAATGATGAGCGCGGGGTTGTCTTACtctttggggattgtgacttggtctgtcccgattgatgattttactgcgtatttggcTGAAACCTATTTGTtagcatcatgatttgggttgattgccatacttgggtttcgtgccaattatttcaacccttcggggatttttatctatATTTCCTTACTGTattgatttattacttgaacttAGTCTTGTTGATAATTAatttttacaaactcagccacttttattcgtatttgaacttaaatgatatttctaagtgatgttttgggctgagaactactgttttactaatgcccgaggggcttttgtgatttttgactgagtaaggccaagggcctgtattgtgaggatacttttggatcaggctgcacgccgcaacagtgagatactgattgattatgaggctgagggcctgagatatgtatgccacgaggtggcttgtgatttatatgaggccgtgggcctagatttgatgccaagagatggcttgatattgcgcttgggccataaatGGCCTTTctcggagtttgcacacccctggtgagcgccgtcgacgaaatatatggatcgggctgctcgctgcagcgatatatggattgggctgcacgccgcagcggtgttGGTTCTGTTCtttgtgtttactttatttcatttttctgccattatctgttgtttgtgctacttcatgtgatatctatctgattgCATAGCATTATTtgttaattgagtgttgtgcccgaggggcggattttcgtgcttatctgcactatttatttgcactcatttgcgtaaccgttgaaaaagtcattcttaaaagaggtttaaactgagctaagatgtttttttCCCAAGGATTTCACATTTTTACTGCTTTTACTCAAAGGATTTTAGACTGCTCTCTATAGCATGATTGTTTGTTTTACGTGGTTTCTTaccgctcagttattatttacctttattactcactgagttggagtactcactttactccctgcacttcgTGTGTAGATGCAGGTATTTGTTCATCCGATAGCGGGTTTTGAGTTGGTCGGAGGCTAAGTTATAGGGGTCCAGTGAAGTGACTGCCAGCGTTCACAACACCACATTTATTCCTTTTGTCTATCAATCCATTTTATATGTTTCAggccttgtagttgtatttatactctaatagatgctcgttacttgtgacaccctggtttgggtTGTGTTTGAGTTGTATTCTGCACTTAATAAAGAGATCTTCTGCTTAATTTGTGGTTATCTAAAATAGAATATTATCTATTCTGAAAAGGCGA contains:
- the LOC138886024 gene encoding uncharacterized protein; amino-acid sequence: MEGARTDHVIIKPVTQLPIVNSRAIPWNYERVTVTYKGKEIKEEFCETQGLTRSGSCFAPEKLRKAKISKDNPVLVKNVVTEEEAEEFLRKIKVQDYSIVEQLRKTPAQISLLSLLIHLDERRQALMKILNEAHVPDKITVNYLEKIANKIFEVNRVTCSDDELPVEGTEHNRAVYLTVKCENSVVTQVLVDNGSSANICPLSTLSKLKVEDERIHKNSICVRGFDGRDKDSVGDILLELKIGPVEFTMEFQVLDIVVSYNLLDAIVPFIEMEDDKGPWVYQIFDTMLVEKVPEGKYIPNPKITTASVMVAYEMLKNDFVLGKGLGSSLQGIIQPVSLPENLGTFGLGFKPTTTDIRRAKKLKHRAWVLPKPVPRLSRSFVKSGTKKRPVTTIPSPVIDLDKELIERFEKLFDSVNMVESSKGDTDNIKEIKIRIHLELKIKEEIIKALIEYKDVFAWSYDDMLGLSTDLVIHKLPTDPAFPPVKQKLRKFKTDMSVKIKEEIIKQLDAKVIRVTRYPIWLANIVPVPKKDSKIRVCIDYCNLNNASPKDNFPLPNIHILIDNCTKREIGSFVDCYAGRRGIELDPSKIKAIQELPLPRNKTEVMSLLGRLNYISRFIAQLTTTCEPILKLLKKDVAVEWTEECQEAFEKIKGYLSNPPMLPMPTGRLAKWQSFLTEFDIVYVTWTVMKAQALTDHLAKDPVDEEYEPLRTYFPDEEVMHIDELEQTEKLGWKLFFDGAANMKGVGI